One window of the Delphinus delphis chromosome 20, mDelDel1.2, whole genome shotgun sequence genome contains the following:
- the NAT14 gene encoding probable N-acetyltransferase 14 yields MAPSHLSVREMREDEKPLVLEMLKAGVKDTENRVALHALTRPPALLLLAAASSGLRFVLASFALALLLPVFLAVAAMKLGLRARWGSLPPPGGLGGPWVAVRGSGDVCGVLALAPGSSAGDGARVTRLSVSRWHRRRGVGRRLLAFAESRARAWAGGMGEPRARLVVPVAVAAWGVAGMLEGCGYQAEGSWGCMGYTLVREFSKEL; encoded by the exons ATGGCCCCCAGCCACCTGTCGGTGCGGGAGATGAGGGAAGATGAGAAACCCTTAGTGCTGGAGATGCTGAAG GCTGGTGTGAAGGACACAGAGAACCGCGTGGCCCTCCACGCCCTGACGCGGCCACCGGCCCTGCTCCTCCTGGCGGCAGCCAGCAGCGGCCTGCGCTTCGTCCTGGCCTCTTTCGCCCTGGCCCTCCTCCTGCCCGTGTTCCTGGCCGTGGCGGCCATGAAGCTGGGCCTGCGGGCCCGGTGGGGCTCGCTGCCCCCGCCGGGCGGGCTGGGGGGGCCCTGGGTGGCAGTGCGGGGCTCAGGGGATGTGTGCGGGGTCCTGGCCCTGGCCCCAGGCTCCAGCGCTGGAGACGGGGCCCGGGTCACCCGCCTCTCTGTGTCTCGCTGGCACCGCCGCCGAGGCGTGGGCAGGCGGCTGCTGGCCTTTGCCGAATCCCGGGCTCGAGCCTGGGCGGGCGGCATGGGGGAGCCCCGGGCCCGGCTAGTGGTCCCGGTGGCCGTGGCAGCGTGGGGCGTGGCCGGGATGCTTGAGGGCTGTGGCTACCAGGCCGAGGGGAGCTGGGGTTGCATGGGCTACACGCTGGTGAGGGAGTTCAGCAAGGAACTATGA
- the ZNF628 gene encoding zinc finger protein 628 isoform X2, producing the protein MRSETETLRTQRTQWRASRLTLTRGKFQLLAGVMVGSHADMAPASTAEGAGEKPGPAAPAPTAQYECGECGKSFRWSSRLLHHQRTHTGERPYKCPDCPKAFKGSSALLYHQRGHTGERPYQCPDCPKAFKRSSLLQIHRSVHTGLRAFTCGQCGLAFKWSSHYQYHLRQHTGERPYPCPDCPKAFKNSSSLRRHRHVHTGERPYTCGVCGKSFTQSTNLRQHQRVHTGERPFRCPLCPKTFTHSSNLLLHQRTHGSAAAPAAGAAPAPPPREPGGKVLVSEAYLQRPLQPPSPPAPPPPAPPPVVPELFLAAAETTVELVYRCDGCELGFGSEELLLEHQPCPGPEAPPPPADAPSEPRKADPPPPPSLSPPSPLPQPPPAASAPGFACLPCGKSFRTVAGLSRHQHSHGAAGGQAFRCGSCDGAFPQLASLLAHQQCHVEEAAAGRPPPQAEAAEVTCPQEPLAPVPAPPAPAPAPASAERPYKCGECGKAFKGSSGLRYHLRDHTGERPYQCGECGKAFKRSSLLAIHQRVHTGLRAFTCGQCGLTFKWSSHYQYHLRLHSGERPYACGECGKAFRNTSCLRRHRHVHTGERPHSCGVCGKSFAQTSNLRQHQRVHTGERPFRCPLCPKTFTHSSNLLLHQRTHSAERPFACPICGRSFVMAAYLQRHLRTHAPANAASGPAAPGAGPQPPAPLAAAPAPSATQDVHVLPHLQATLSLEVAGVTAQAPPPGPAAPNSQTFLLVQTAQGLQLIPSSVQPPTPPPPPAPPKLILLPSSSTGGGGSGARQGPRAVGKAGQGAGVVWLPGPGGLGVQGGSNTGASAGAQSLIVLQNVGAGEAGPQEVSGVQLQPLRPAPELTTVQLQPAPEVTTVQLQPAPEVTTVQLQPAQEVTTVQLQPVTGQLSNSSGGAVTTEAPNLLVVQSGAAEELLADPGPGEPGDGEASTGVVQDVLFETLQTEEGLQSVLVLSGADGEQTQLCVQEVETLPSGLAEPPTPGPTGQKLLIIRSAPATELLENGSVGGGAAALQLLAPPPPGPGSAPAGVPAAPASQMVQVVPAGAAPGGMTPQGLPSIQFVQTLPAVQLVHTF; encoded by the coding sequence GTGTGATGGTCGGCTCCCACGCGGACATGGCGCCGGCCTCTACCGCAGAGGGGGCCGGGGAAAAGCCGGGCCCCGCAGCTCCTGCCCCCACGGCCCAGTATGAGTGTGGGGAGTGCGGCAAGTCCTTCCGGTGGTCGTCCCGGCTCCTGCACCACCAGCGCACGCACACGGGCGAGCGTCCCTACAAGTGCCCCGACTGCCCCAAGGCCTTCAAGGGCTCCTCGGCCCTGCTTTACCACCAGCGGGGCCACACGGGCGAGCGGCCCTACCAGTGCCCCGACTGCCCCAAGGCCTTCAAGCGCTCGTCGCTGTTGCAGATCCACCGCAGTGTGCACACTGGCCTGCGGGCCTTCACCTGCGGCCAGTGCGGCCTGGCCTTCAAGTGGTCGTCCCACTACCAGTACCACCTGCGCCAGCACACGGGCGAGCGGCCCTACCCCTGCCCAGACTGCCCCAAGGCCTTCAAGAACTCGTCCAGCCTGCGGCGCCACCGGCATGTGCACACGGGTGAGCGGCCCTACACCTGCGGCGTGTGCGGCAAGAGCTTCACGCAGAGCACCAACCTGCGGCAGCACCAGCGCGTGCACACGGGCGAGCGGCCCTTCCGCTGCCCGCTCTGCCCCAAGACCTTCACACACTCGTCCAACCTGCTGCTGCACCAGCGCACCCACGGCagcgccgccgcccccgccgcgggcgccgcccccgcccctccgccGCGGGAGCCCGGCGGCAAGGTCTTGGTCTCAGAGGCCTACCTACAGCGGCCCCTCCAACCCCCCAGCCCGCCGGCGCccccgccgcccgcgcccccgcccgTGGTGCCCGAGCTCTTTCTGGCCGCGGCCGAGACCACGGTGGAGCTGGTGTACCGCTGCGACGGCTGCGAGCTAGGCTTCGGTAGCGAGGAGTTGCTCTTGGAGCACCAGCCCTGTCCCGGGCCGGAGGCGCCGCCCCCGCCCGCGGACGCGCCCTCGGAGCCGCGGAAGGCCGACCCTCCCCCGCCGCCCTCACTGTCCCCGCCGTCCCCCCTGCCGCAGCCCCCTCCCGCCGCCTCTGCCCCTGGCTTCGCCTGCCTCCCCTGCGGGAAGTCCTTCCGGACGGTGGCCGGCCTCTCCCGCCACCAGCACAGCCACGGGGCGGCCGGCGGGCAGGCGTTCCGCTGCGGCAGCTGTGACGGCGCCTTCCCGCAGCTGGCCAGCCTCCTGGCGCACCAGCAGTGCCACGTGGAGGAGGCAGCGGCCGGGCGCCCGCCCCCCCAGGCCGAGGCTGCCGAAGTCACCTGTCCCCAGGAGCCGCTCGCCCCCGTCCCCGCCCCGCCCGCTCCCGCGCCCGCCCCGGCTTCCGCGGAGCGACCCTATAAATGCGGCGAGTGCGGCAAGGCCTTCAAGGGCTCATCGGGGCTGCGCTACCACCTGCGGGACCACACGGGCGAACGGCCCTACCAGTGCGGCGAGTGTGGCAAGGCCTTCAAGCGCTCGTCGCTGCTGGCCATCCACCAGCGCGTGCACACCGGCCTACGGGCCTTCACCTGCGGCCAGTGCGGCCTTACCTTCAAGTGGTCGTCGCACTACCAGTACCACCTGCGGCTGCACTCGGGCGAGCGGCCCTACGCTTGCGGGGAGTGCGGCAAAGCCTTCCGCAACACGTCGTGCTTGCGGCGCCACCGGCACGTGCACACGGGCGAGCGGCCCCACTCCTGCGGCGTGTGCGGCAAGAGTTTCGCCCAGACCTCCAACCTGCGGCAGCACCAGCGCGTGCACACGGGCGAGCGGCCCTTCCGCTGCCCGCTCTGCCCCAAGACCTTCACACACTCGTCCAACCTGCTGCTGCACCAGCGCACGCACTCGGCCGAGCGCCCCTTTGCCTGCCCCATCTGCGGCCGCAGCTTTGTCATGGCCGCCTACCTGCAGCGGCACCTGAGGACGCATGCCCCGGCCAATGCCGCTTCTGGCCCCGCAGCCCCCGGCgccggcccccagccccctgccccactgGCTGCCGCCCCAGCCCCGTCCGCCACCCAAGATGTCCACGTTCTACCCCACCTCCAGGCCACACTCTCCCTAGAGGTGGCAGGAGTCAcggcccaggccccgccccctggccCAGCAGCCCCCAACTCCCAGACGTTTCTCCTGGTGCAGACTGCTCAGGGCCTCCAGCTGATCCCCAGCAGCGTCcagccccccacacccccgcctccccccgccccccccaagcTCATCTTGCTGCCCTCCTCCAGTACTGGTGGTGGGGGCAGCGGTGCAAGGCAGGGCCCACGGGCAGTGGGGAAAGCTGGGCAGGGGGCTGGAGTAGTctggctgccaggccctggggggctAGGGGTGCAGGGAGGGAGCAACACCGGGGCCAGCGCGGGAGCGCAGAGCCTCATAGTTCTGCAGAAtgtgggggctggggaggcagggccACAGGAAGTGAGCGGGGTCCAGCTCCAACCCCTTCGGCCAGCCCCGGAACTGACCACGGTCCAGCTCCAGCCGGCCCCGGAGGTGACCACGGTCCAGCTCCAGCCGGCCCCAGAGGTGACCACGGTACAGCTCCAGCCGGCCCAGGAGGTGACCACGGTACAGCTCCAGCCTGTAACGGGTCAGCTGTCCAATTCCAGTGGGGGAGCCGTCACCACTGAGGCGCCTAATCTGCTGGTGGTTCAGAGTGGGGCAGCGGAGGAGTTGCTGGCGGACCCCGGCCCGGGGGAGCCCGGTGACGGTGAGGCCAGCACTGGTGTGGTCCAGGATGTGCTCTTTGAGACGCTGCAGACGGAGGAGGGGCTGCAGAGTGTCCTGGTGCTGAGCGGGGCTGATGGGGAGCAGACCCAGCTGTGTGTGCAGGAGGTAGAGACCTTACCCTCGGGGCTGGCTGAGCCGCCAACCCCTGGCCCAACGGGACAGAAACTGCTCATTATCCGCAGTGCCCCGGCCACCGAGCTGCTGGAGAATGGCAGCGTTGGGGGAGGCGCCGCTGCGCTGCAGCTGCTGGCCCCACCACCACCTGGCCCAGGCTCTGCTCCCGCGGGCGTCCCTGCGGCTCCTGCCTCCCAGATGGTACAAGTGGTCCCTGCAGGAGCTGCACCTGGGGGCATGACCCCACAGGGCCTACCCTCCATCCAGTTTGTCCAGACTCTGCCCGCAGTCCAGCTGGTGCACACGTTTTGA
- the ZNF628 gene encoding zinc finger protein 628 isoform X1, protein MVGSHADMAPASTAEGAGEKPGPAAPAPTAQYECGECGKSFRWSSRLLHHQRTHTGERPYKCPDCPKAFKGSSALLYHQRGHTGERPYQCPDCPKAFKRSSLLQIHRSVHTGLRAFTCGQCGLAFKWSSHYQYHLRQHTGERPYPCPDCPKAFKNSSSLRRHRHVHTGERPYTCGVCGKSFTQSTNLRQHQRVHTGERPFRCPLCPKTFTHSSNLLLHQRTHGSAAAPAAGAAPAPPPREPGGKVLVSEAYLQRPLQPPSPPAPPPPAPPPVVPELFLAAAETTVELVYRCDGCELGFGSEELLLEHQPCPGPEAPPPPADAPSEPRKADPPPPPSLSPPSPLPQPPPAASAPGFACLPCGKSFRTVAGLSRHQHSHGAAGGQAFRCGSCDGAFPQLASLLAHQQCHVEEAAAGRPPPQAEAAEVTCPQEPLAPVPAPPAPAPAPASAERPYKCGECGKAFKGSSGLRYHLRDHTGERPYQCGECGKAFKRSSLLAIHQRVHTGLRAFTCGQCGLTFKWSSHYQYHLRLHSGERPYACGECGKAFRNTSCLRRHRHVHTGERPHSCGVCGKSFAQTSNLRQHQRVHTGERPFRCPLCPKTFTHSSNLLLHQRTHSAERPFACPICGRSFVMAAYLQRHLRTHAPANAASGPAAPGAGPQPPAPLAAAPAPSATQDVHVLPHLQATLSLEVAGVTAQAPPPGPAAPNSQTFLLVQTAQGLQLIPSSVQPPTPPPPPAPPKLILLPSSSTGGGGSGARQGPRAVGKAGQGAGVVWLPGPGGLGVQGGSNTGASAGAQSLIVLQNVGAGEAGPQEVSGVQLQPLRPAPELTTVQLQPAPEVTTVQLQPAPEVTTVQLQPAQEVTTVQLQPVTGQLSNSSGGAVTTEAPNLLVVQSGAAEELLADPGPGEPGDGEASTGVVQDVLFETLQTEEGLQSVLVLSGADGEQTQLCVQEVETLPSGLAEPPTPGPTGQKLLIIRSAPATELLENGSVGGGAAALQLLAPPPPGPGSAPAGVPAAPASQMVQVVPAGAAPGGMTPQGLPSIQFVQTLPAVQLVHTF, encoded by the coding sequence ATGGTCGGCTCCCACGCGGACATGGCGCCGGCCTCTACCGCAGAGGGGGCCGGGGAAAAGCCGGGCCCCGCAGCTCCTGCCCCCACGGCCCAGTATGAGTGTGGGGAGTGCGGCAAGTCCTTCCGGTGGTCGTCCCGGCTCCTGCACCACCAGCGCACGCACACGGGCGAGCGTCCCTACAAGTGCCCCGACTGCCCCAAGGCCTTCAAGGGCTCCTCGGCCCTGCTTTACCACCAGCGGGGCCACACGGGCGAGCGGCCCTACCAGTGCCCCGACTGCCCCAAGGCCTTCAAGCGCTCGTCGCTGTTGCAGATCCACCGCAGTGTGCACACTGGCCTGCGGGCCTTCACCTGCGGCCAGTGCGGCCTGGCCTTCAAGTGGTCGTCCCACTACCAGTACCACCTGCGCCAGCACACGGGCGAGCGGCCCTACCCCTGCCCAGACTGCCCCAAGGCCTTCAAGAACTCGTCCAGCCTGCGGCGCCACCGGCATGTGCACACGGGTGAGCGGCCCTACACCTGCGGCGTGTGCGGCAAGAGCTTCACGCAGAGCACCAACCTGCGGCAGCACCAGCGCGTGCACACGGGCGAGCGGCCCTTCCGCTGCCCGCTCTGCCCCAAGACCTTCACACACTCGTCCAACCTGCTGCTGCACCAGCGCACCCACGGCagcgccgccgcccccgccgcgggcgccgcccccgcccctccgccGCGGGAGCCCGGCGGCAAGGTCTTGGTCTCAGAGGCCTACCTACAGCGGCCCCTCCAACCCCCCAGCCCGCCGGCGCccccgccgcccgcgcccccgcccgTGGTGCCCGAGCTCTTTCTGGCCGCGGCCGAGACCACGGTGGAGCTGGTGTACCGCTGCGACGGCTGCGAGCTAGGCTTCGGTAGCGAGGAGTTGCTCTTGGAGCACCAGCCCTGTCCCGGGCCGGAGGCGCCGCCCCCGCCCGCGGACGCGCCCTCGGAGCCGCGGAAGGCCGACCCTCCCCCGCCGCCCTCACTGTCCCCGCCGTCCCCCCTGCCGCAGCCCCCTCCCGCCGCCTCTGCCCCTGGCTTCGCCTGCCTCCCCTGCGGGAAGTCCTTCCGGACGGTGGCCGGCCTCTCCCGCCACCAGCACAGCCACGGGGCGGCCGGCGGGCAGGCGTTCCGCTGCGGCAGCTGTGACGGCGCCTTCCCGCAGCTGGCCAGCCTCCTGGCGCACCAGCAGTGCCACGTGGAGGAGGCAGCGGCCGGGCGCCCGCCCCCCCAGGCCGAGGCTGCCGAAGTCACCTGTCCCCAGGAGCCGCTCGCCCCCGTCCCCGCCCCGCCCGCTCCCGCGCCCGCCCCGGCTTCCGCGGAGCGACCCTATAAATGCGGCGAGTGCGGCAAGGCCTTCAAGGGCTCATCGGGGCTGCGCTACCACCTGCGGGACCACACGGGCGAACGGCCCTACCAGTGCGGCGAGTGTGGCAAGGCCTTCAAGCGCTCGTCGCTGCTGGCCATCCACCAGCGCGTGCACACCGGCCTACGGGCCTTCACCTGCGGCCAGTGCGGCCTTACCTTCAAGTGGTCGTCGCACTACCAGTACCACCTGCGGCTGCACTCGGGCGAGCGGCCCTACGCTTGCGGGGAGTGCGGCAAAGCCTTCCGCAACACGTCGTGCTTGCGGCGCCACCGGCACGTGCACACGGGCGAGCGGCCCCACTCCTGCGGCGTGTGCGGCAAGAGTTTCGCCCAGACCTCCAACCTGCGGCAGCACCAGCGCGTGCACACGGGCGAGCGGCCCTTCCGCTGCCCGCTCTGCCCCAAGACCTTCACACACTCGTCCAACCTGCTGCTGCACCAGCGCACGCACTCGGCCGAGCGCCCCTTTGCCTGCCCCATCTGCGGCCGCAGCTTTGTCATGGCCGCCTACCTGCAGCGGCACCTGAGGACGCATGCCCCGGCCAATGCCGCTTCTGGCCCCGCAGCCCCCGGCgccggcccccagccccctgccccactgGCTGCCGCCCCAGCCCCGTCCGCCACCCAAGATGTCCACGTTCTACCCCACCTCCAGGCCACACTCTCCCTAGAGGTGGCAGGAGTCAcggcccaggccccgccccctggccCAGCAGCCCCCAACTCCCAGACGTTTCTCCTGGTGCAGACTGCTCAGGGCCTCCAGCTGATCCCCAGCAGCGTCcagccccccacacccccgcctccccccgccccccccaagcTCATCTTGCTGCCCTCCTCCAGTACTGGTGGTGGGGGCAGCGGTGCAAGGCAGGGCCCACGGGCAGTGGGGAAAGCTGGGCAGGGGGCTGGAGTAGTctggctgccaggccctggggggctAGGGGTGCAGGGAGGGAGCAACACCGGGGCCAGCGCGGGAGCGCAGAGCCTCATAGTTCTGCAGAAtgtgggggctggggaggcagggccACAGGAAGTGAGCGGGGTCCAGCTCCAACCCCTTCGGCCAGCCCCGGAACTGACCACGGTCCAGCTCCAGCCGGCCCCGGAGGTGACCACGGTCCAGCTCCAGCCGGCCCCAGAGGTGACCACGGTACAGCTCCAGCCGGCCCAGGAGGTGACCACGGTACAGCTCCAGCCTGTAACGGGTCAGCTGTCCAATTCCAGTGGGGGAGCCGTCACCACTGAGGCGCCTAATCTGCTGGTGGTTCAGAGTGGGGCAGCGGAGGAGTTGCTGGCGGACCCCGGCCCGGGGGAGCCCGGTGACGGTGAGGCCAGCACTGGTGTGGTCCAGGATGTGCTCTTTGAGACGCTGCAGACGGAGGAGGGGCTGCAGAGTGTCCTGGTGCTGAGCGGGGCTGATGGGGAGCAGACCCAGCTGTGTGTGCAGGAGGTAGAGACCTTACCCTCGGGGCTGGCTGAGCCGCCAACCCCTGGCCCAACGGGACAGAAACTGCTCATTATCCGCAGTGCCCCGGCCACCGAGCTGCTGGAGAATGGCAGCGTTGGGGGAGGCGCCGCTGCGCTGCAGCTGCTGGCCCCACCACCACCTGGCCCAGGCTCTGCTCCCGCGGGCGTCCCTGCGGCTCCTGCCTCCCAGATGGTACAAGTGGTCCCTGCAGGAGCTGCACCTGGGGGCATGACCCCACAGGGCCTACCCTCCATCCAGTTTGTCCAGACTCTGCCCGCAGTCCAGCTGGTGCACACGTTTTGA